A region from the Buteo buteo chromosome 19, bButBut1.hap1.1, whole genome shotgun sequence genome encodes:
- the TXNRD1 gene encoding thioredoxin reductase 1, cytoplasmic isoform X2, translated as MVLDFVAPTPLGNSWGLGGTCVNVGCIPKKLMHQAALLGQALQDSRKFGWQFTEEVEHNWMTMTESVQNYIGSLNWGYRVALREKNVTYENAYGEFVGPHTVKATNKRGVEKLYTAERFLIATGERPRYLDIPGDKEYCISSDDLFSLPYCPGKTLVVGASYVALECAGFLAGLGLDVTIMVRSILLRGFDQDIANKIGEYMEEHGINFIREFVPIKVEQIEEGTPGRLKVIAKSTKGNQIIEGEYNTVLLAIGRDACTRKIGLDKVGVKINEKTGKIPVNDEEQTNVPYIYAVGDILEDKLELTPVAIQAGRLLVQRLYAGATSKCDYVNVPTTVFTPLEYGACGYSEEAAVEKFGEENIEVYHSHFWPLEWTVPSRDNNKCYAKIICNIQDNERVIGFHVLGPNAGEVTQGFAAAIKCGMTKEQLDSTIGIHPVCAEIFTTLSVTKRSGENILQAGC; from the exons aTGGTGCTGGACTTTGTCGCGCCTACACCTCTGGGAAACTCATGGG GTCTTGGAGGAACATGTGTAAATGTGGGCTGCATACCTAAAAAATTAATGCACCAGGCAGCTTTACTGGGACAAGCGTTGCAAGATTCGCGCAAATTTGGATGGCAGTTTACGGAAGAAG TCGAACACAACTGGATGACTATGACAGAATCTGTTCAGAATTACATTGGTTCACTGAACTGGGGCTATCGGGTTGCACTGAGAGAGAAGAACGTCACGTATGAGAATGCATACGGAGAATTTGTTGGGCCACACACAGTTAAG GCAACAAATAAAAGAGGAGTTGAGAAGCTGTACACAGCTGAGAGATTTCTCATTGCAACTGGTGAACGACCACGCTACCTGGATATACCTGGAGACAAGGAATACTGCATTAGCAG TGATgatcttttctctctgccttacTGTCCAGGGAAAACCCTGGTGGTTGGAGCTTCCTATGTTGCCTTGGAATGTGCAGGATTTCTTGCAGGTCTTGGATTAGATGTCACCATAATGGTGAGATCCATCCTCTTAAGAGGATTTGACCAGGATATTGCAAACAAAATTGGCGAATATATGGAAGAACATGGAATCAACTTTATTAGGGAGTTTGTGCCAATCAAG GTTGAGCAGATTGAAGAAGGAACTCCTGGAAGATTGAAAGTTATAGCCAAGTCCACAAAGGGGAACCAAATAATTGAAGGGGAATACAATACT GTGTTGCTAGCAATCGGAAGAGATGCATGTACAAGAAAAATTGGTTTGGACAAAGTTGGAGTGAAGATCAATGAAAA AACAGGAAAAATTCCTGTCAACGATGAGGAGCAAACAAATGTGCCGTATATCTATGCTGTTGGAGATATACTGGAGGACAAGCTGGAACTCACACCAGTGGCAATCCAGGCAGGAAGATTGTTAGTTCAAAGGCTTTATGCTGGGGCAACCAGTAAG TGTGACTATGTGAATGTTCCAACCACTGTATTCACTCCTTTGGAGTATGGAGCCTGTGGGTATTCTGAGGAGGCTGCGGTGGAGAAGTTTGGGGAGGAAAACATTGAG gtGTACCATAGTCATTTCTGGCCACTGGAATGGACTGTGCCATCCAGAGACAACAACAAATGCTACGCGAAGATAATTTGCAATATTCAGGATAAT GAGAGAGTCATTGGTTTCCATGTCCTTGGTCCAAATGCTGGAGAAGTCACCCAAGGGTTTGCAGCTGCTATTAAATGTGGGATGACAAAAGAACAGCTGGACAGCACCATAGGAATTCATCCTGTCTGTGCAGAG aTATTCACCACCCTGTCTGTGACTAAGCGTTCTGGTGAAAATATCCTTCAGGCTGGATGCTGA
- the TXNRD1 gene encoding thioredoxin reductase 1, cytoplasmic isoform X1: MNGHTPVPHAYDYDLIVIGGGSGGLAAAKEAAKYEKKVMVLDFVAPTPLGNSWGLGGTCVNVGCIPKKLMHQAALLGQALQDSRKFGWQFTEEVEHNWMTMTESVQNYIGSLNWGYRVALREKNVTYENAYGEFVGPHTVKATNKRGVEKLYTAERFLIATGERPRYLDIPGDKEYCISSDDLFSLPYCPGKTLVVGASYVALECAGFLAGLGLDVTIMVRSILLRGFDQDIANKIGEYMEEHGINFIREFVPIKVEQIEEGTPGRLKVIAKSTKGNQIIEGEYNTVLLAIGRDACTRKIGLDKVGVKINEKTGKIPVNDEEQTNVPYIYAVGDILEDKLELTPVAIQAGRLLVQRLYAGATSKCDYVNVPTTVFTPLEYGACGYSEEAAVEKFGEENIEVYHSHFWPLEWTVPSRDNNKCYAKIICNIQDNERVIGFHVLGPNAGEVTQGFAAAIKCGMTKEQLDSTIGIHPVCAEIFTTLSVTKRSGENILQAGC; this comes from the exons gAGGCTGccaaatatgaaaagaaagtgaTGGTGCTGGACTTTGTCGCGCCTACACCTCTGGGAAACTCATGGG GTCTTGGAGGAACATGTGTAAATGTGGGCTGCATACCTAAAAAATTAATGCACCAGGCAGCTTTACTGGGACAAGCGTTGCAAGATTCGCGCAAATTTGGATGGCAGTTTACGGAAGAAG TCGAACACAACTGGATGACTATGACAGAATCTGTTCAGAATTACATTGGTTCACTGAACTGGGGCTATCGGGTTGCACTGAGAGAGAAGAACGTCACGTATGAGAATGCATACGGAGAATTTGTTGGGCCACACACAGTTAAG GCAACAAATAAAAGAGGAGTTGAGAAGCTGTACACAGCTGAGAGATTTCTCATTGCAACTGGTGAACGACCACGCTACCTGGATATACCTGGAGACAAGGAATACTGCATTAGCAG TGATgatcttttctctctgccttacTGTCCAGGGAAAACCCTGGTGGTTGGAGCTTCCTATGTTGCCTTGGAATGTGCAGGATTTCTTGCAGGTCTTGGATTAGATGTCACCATAATGGTGAGATCCATCCTCTTAAGAGGATTTGACCAGGATATTGCAAACAAAATTGGCGAATATATGGAAGAACATGGAATCAACTTTATTAGGGAGTTTGTGCCAATCAAG GTTGAGCAGATTGAAGAAGGAACTCCTGGAAGATTGAAAGTTATAGCCAAGTCCACAAAGGGGAACCAAATAATTGAAGGGGAATACAATACT GTGTTGCTAGCAATCGGAAGAGATGCATGTACAAGAAAAATTGGTTTGGACAAAGTTGGAGTGAAGATCAATGAAAA AACAGGAAAAATTCCTGTCAACGATGAGGAGCAAACAAATGTGCCGTATATCTATGCTGTTGGAGATATACTGGAGGACAAGCTGGAACTCACACCAGTGGCAATCCAGGCAGGAAGATTGTTAGTTCAAAGGCTTTATGCTGGGGCAACCAGTAAG TGTGACTATGTGAATGTTCCAACCACTGTATTCACTCCTTTGGAGTATGGAGCCTGTGGGTATTCTGAGGAGGCTGCGGTGGAGAAGTTTGGGGAGGAAAACATTGAG gtGTACCATAGTCATTTCTGGCCACTGGAATGGACTGTGCCATCCAGAGACAACAACAAATGCTACGCGAAGATAATTTGCAATATTCAGGATAAT GAGAGAGTCATTGGTTTCCATGTCCTTGGTCCAAATGCTGGAGAAGTCACCCAAGGGTTTGCAGCTGCTATTAAATGTGGGATGACAAAAGAACAGCTGGACAGCACCATAGGAATTCATCCTGTCTGTGCAGAG aTATTCACCACCCTGTCTGTGACTAAGCGTTCTGGTGAAAATATCCTTCAGGCTGGATGCTGA